One segment of Dolichospermum sp. DET69 DNA contains the following:
- a CDS encoding DUF2283 domain-containing protein, producing the protein MNYTHSQYNPEIDELKICWSQAEIQESDSVSPGVILDYDTAGNVIGIEILNASEKIRNFHS; encoded by the coding sequence ATAAATTACACACATAGTCAATATAATCCTGAGATTGATGAATTAAAAATCTGTTGGAGTCAAGCAGAAATTCAAGAAAGTGATTCTGTTAGTCCTGGGGTGATTCTTGATTATGATACAGCAGGTAATGTTATAGGAATTGAAATTCTCAACGCTTCCGAAAAAATTAGAAACTTTCACTCATAG
- a CDS encoding ATP-dependent Clp protease ATP-binding subunit has product MFEHFTSEAIRVIMLAQEEARRLGHNFVGTEQILLGLMGEGTGVAAKVLAELGVTLKEARREVEKIIGRGSGFVPPEIPFTPKVKSLFEQSFREAHGLGHNYINTEHLLLGLTEAGEGVAAKVLQNLGVDLPVIRSAVMSRLGEDTAVVAGGRSNSQRNQNLTIEEFGRNLTKLAQEGRLDPVVGRQKEIERTVQILGRRTKNNPVLIGEPGVGKTAIAEGLAQRIVNQDVPEVLLDKQVISLDMGSVVAGTRFRGDFEERLKKIMEEVRTAGNIILVIDEIHTLVGAGGTEGGLDAANILKPALARGELQCIGATTLDEYRQYIERDAALERRFQPILVGEPSIAETIDILYGLRSAYEQHHKVNITDEAVVAAAELADRYISDRFLPDKAIDLIDEAGSRVRLRNSRIANNKELKRELTTATKSKSEAIRVQDFSKAGKLRIQELELQTKLDLEENQETVNTPLVNEEDIAQIVASWTGVPVNKLTESESELLLHLEDTLHTRLIGQEQAVTSVSRAIRRARVGLKNPHRPIASFIFSGPTGVGKTELAKALAAYFFGSEESMVRLDMSEYMESHNVSKLIGSPPGYVGYNEGGQLTEAVRRKPYTVLLFDEIEKAHPDVFNMLLQILDDGHLTDAKGRKVDFKNTLIILTSNIGSKVIEKGGSSLGFEFDNAAEASYHRIRNLVNEELKAYFRPEFLNRVDDIIVFTQLNKDEVKQIAEIMLRDVGSRLKDKDITLEVTEAFKEKVVQEGYDPSYGARPLRRAIVRLLEDSLVEAILSGEIANGDKAIVDVDDDGQVKVRKSETRELLLTNVG; this is encoded by the coding sequence ATGTTTGAACACTTCACGTCCGAAGCCATTCGGGTAATCATGTTAGCCCAGGAAGAAGCACGACGACTGGGACACAACTTTGTAGGCACAGAACAAATTCTCCTGGGTTTAATGGGAGAAGGAACAGGTGTTGCTGCTAAGGTGTTAGCTGAGTTGGGTGTCACCCTGAAAGAAGCCCGTCGGGAAGTAGAAAAAATAATTGGCCGGGGTTCTGGGTTTGTCCCACCGGAAATTCCCTTTACCCCCAAAGTAAAAAGCTTATTTGAGCAATCTTTCCGAGAAGCTCATGGCCTTGGACATAATTACATAAACACTGAACACTTATTATTAGGTTTAACGGAGGCCGGTGAAGGAGTCGCCGCCAAAGTATTACAAAATCTAGGAGTGGATTTACCAGTTATCCGTTCCGCTGTTATGAGCCGATTGGGTGAAGATACAGCGGTTGTGGCTGGTGGTAGAAGTAATTCCCAGCGCAATCAAAATCTGACCATCGAGGAGTTTGGCAGAAACCTCACCAAACTGGCTCAGGAGGGCAGACTAGACCCCGTAGTTGGTCGCCAGAAGGAAATTGAAAGAACTGTACAAATTCTCGGTCGTAGGACTAAGAATAACCCAGTCTTGATTGGAGAACCTGGCGTTGGTAAGACTGCGATCGCCGAAGGTCTAGCTCAACGGATTGTCAATCAAGATGTCCCCGAAGTCTTGCTGGATAAGCAAGTCATCAGTCTGGACATGGGGTCTGTAGTGGCAGGAACTCGCTTCCGTGGTGATTTTGAAGAACGCCTGAAAAAAATCATGGAAGAAGTTCGCACCGCAGGCAACATCATCTTAGTGATTGATGAAATTCATACCTTGGTGGGTGCAGGTGGTACAGAAGGTGGTTTGGATGCAGCTAATATCCTTAAACCAGCTTTAGCACGGGGTGAACTCCAGTGTATTGGTGCTACTACCCTAGATGAATATCGTCAATACATTGAGCGTGATGCGGCACTAGAACGGCGTTTTCAGCCAATTTTGGTTGGTGAACCATCAATAGCAGAAACTATTGATATTCTCTATGGTTTACGCAGTGCTTATGAACAGCACCATAAAGTCAATATTACTGATGAAGCGGTAGTGGCGGCGGCTGAATTGGCAGATCGTTATATTAGCGATCGCTTTTTGCCCGATAAAGCCATTGACCTGATTGATGAAGCTGGTTCTCGTGTGCGGTTACGTAACTCGCGGATTGCAAATAACAAAGAACTCAAACGGGAATTAACCACTGCTACCAAATCCAAATCTGAAGCCATCAGAGTTCAAGATTTTAGCAAAGCTGGTAAGTTGCGGATACAAGAGTTGGAACTACAAACCAAACTTGATTTAGAGGAAAACCAGGAAACTGTTAACACTCCCCTAGTCAATGAAGAAGACATTGCTCAAATTGTCGCTTCTTGGACTGGTGTTCCCGTTAACAAACTGACTGAATCTGAATCAGAGTTATTGTTACATCTGGAAGATACCTTACATACAAGATTAATCGGTCAAGAACAAGCAGTTACATCTGTTTCTCGCGCTATTCGTCGCGCCCGTGTCGGCTTAAAAAATCCTCATCGTCCCATTGCCAGTTTTATCTTCTCAGGTCCAACCGGTGTCGGTAAAACCGAATTAGCCAAAGCTTTAGCGGCTTACTTCTTTGGTTCTGAGGAATCAATGGTGCGTTTAGATATGTCCGAATACATGGAAAGCCACAACGTTTCTAAGTTGATTGGTTCACCTCCAGGTTATGTAGGATACAACGAAGGCGGACAATTAACGGAAGCTGTGCGGCGCAAACCCTACACGGTATTGCTATTCGACGAAATCGAAAAAGCACATCCCGATGTATTCAATATGCTGCTGCAAATTTTAGATGACGGTCATCTCACGGATGCGAAAGGTCGGAAGGTAGACTTCAAGAATACATTAATTATCTTGACTTCTAATATTGGTTCTAAGGTAATTGAAAAAGGTGGTAGTAGCTTAGGGTTTGAGTTTGATAATGCAGCAGAAGCTAGTTATCATCGGATTCGTAACTTAGTTAACGAAGAACTCAAAGCTTATTTCCGTCCAGAATTCCTCAACCGTGTGGATGATATTATCGTCTTCACTCAACTCAACAAAGATGAAGTCAAGCAAATTGCTGAAATCATGCTGCGTGATGTTGGTAGTCGTCTCAAAGATAAGGATATCACCTTAGAAGTGACAGAAGCCTTTAAAGAGAAGGTGGTACAAGAAGGCTATGATCCTAGCTACGGTGCTAGACCATTACGCCGCGCTATTGTCCGTCTGTTGGAAGATTCTCTGGTTGAAGCTATCTTATCTGGGGAAATAGCAAATGGAGATAAGGCTATTGTGGATGTAGATGATGATGGACAAGTGAAAGTCAGGAAATCGGAAACCCGTGAGTTGCTATTAACTAACGTTGGTTAA
- a CDS encoding DUF3288 family protein produces the protein MIDSSGGKDQQHPLYNRDRPSIDILLAQGATDYNLSELARLKIRYQGFPGARDIQTGLDKVLQSWGLTETELFEKTRQLHDIGGIYKSRGKKEEQDWN, from the coding sequence ATGATAGATTCTTCTGGTGGTAAAGACCAACAACATCCACTCTACAACCGCGATCGCCCCTCTATTGATATTTTACTCGCTCAAGGCGCAACGGACTACAATTTATCAGAATTAGCTAGACTAAAAATCCGCTATCAAGGTTTTCCAGGGGCGCGAGACATCCAAACTGGCTTAGATAAAGTTTTGCAAAGCTGGGGTTTAACGGAAACTGAACTATTTGAAAAAACCCGTCAACTCCATGATATCGGCGGAATTTACAAAAGTCGTGGCAAAAAAGAAGAACAGGATTGGAATTAG
- a CDS encoding MCE family protein: MRGLISSFTSARTWREGSVGLLLLLGLGAFGVILLWLNRITPGQTSYKATIEFANAGGMQKGSAVRFRGVKVGSITNVKAGSNAIDVEIQINSPDLIIPSNALIEANQSGLISENIIDITPKGDLPPGSVSAKPLDKDCNRSLIICNGSRLQGVIGISVDELVRQSSNFAAQYSNEKFYKNINRTLETSANAAANIADLTKDLQGLSKTFKGQIGVFSGTAVTLQRSTTQLTATATKTADQLGSTAKDFSTTAKQAGRLLTNLDNLVSTNRSSLVGALNSMTETSNQLRQTVTSLSPAINRLTQGKLLDNLETLSANAAEASANLKDASKSLNDPKNIVLLQQTLDAARVTFENTQKITSDLDELTGDPKFRQNMLRLVNGLSKLVSSSKDIQETTKVAITLDSLKAAANQSKVVITAPVPQKQTVVINPVPKVPEKVEQTPQPITEPPNSSQKQLLQQLRDYREQGTGDR; this comes from the coding sequence ATGCGAGGTCTAATTAGCAGTTTCACGTCTGCACGTACATGGAGAGAAGGTTCTGTCGGATTGTTGCTCCTGCTAGGGTTAGGCGCATTTGGAGTAATTTTACTGTGGTTGAATAGAATCACCCCTGGACAAACTTCTTATAAAGCAACTATCGAATTTGCTAACGCTGGGGGAATGCAAAAGGGTTCAGCCGTGCGTTTTCGTGGTGTAAAAGTAGGGAGTATTACCAATGTTAAAGCTGGTTCTAATGCAATTGATGTAGAAATTCAAATTAACTCCCCTGATTTGATAATTCCCAGCAATGCACTCATTGAAGCCAATCAAAGTGGATTAATTAGCGAAAATATTATTGACATTACCCCAAAAGGCGATTTACCTCCTGGGAGTGTGTCTGCTAAACCCCTAGATAAAGACTGTAATCGCAGCCTAATTATTTGTAATGGTTCTCGCTTACAAGGTGTAATTGGGATCAGTGTTGATGAACTGGTGCGTCAATCATCTAATTTTGCGGCTCAATACAGTAACGAAAAGTTCTATAAAAATATTAATCGGACTTTAGAAACATCGGCTAATGCTGCTGCTAATATCGCCGACTTGACTAAGGATTTACAAGGTTTGAGCAAAACCTTCAAAGGACAAATAGGCGTATTCTCTGGAACTGCGGTAACATTACAACGTTCTACAACTCAATTGACTGCAACCGCTACCAAAACAGCGGATCAATTAGGTTCAACTGCAAAGGACTTTAGTACAACAGCTAAACAGGCAGGTCGCTTACTTACCAATTTAGATAATCTTGTCAGCACCAATCGTTCTTCTTTAGTTGGGGCTTTGAATAGTATGACGGAAACTAGTAACCAACTTCGTCAGACAGTAACAAGTTTATCCCCAGCAATTAATCGCTTAACTCAAGGAAAATTATTAGATAACTTAGAAACCCTATCTGCAAATGCAGCCGAAGCTTCTGCAAATTTAAAAGATGCTTCTAAAAGTTTAAATGATCCAAAAAACATTGTTTTACTGCAACAAACTTTAGATGCAGCTAGAGTAACGTTTGAAAATACCCAAAAAATTACTTCTGATTTAGATGAATTAACAGGCGATCCTAAGTTCCGCCAAAATATGCTGCGATTAGTGAATGGTTTGAGTAAATTAGTTTCTTCTAGCAAAGACATCCAGGAGACAACCAAAGTAGCTATAACTTTAGATTCTCTCAAAGCTGCTGCTAATCAATCAAAGGTAGTAATTACCGCACCTGTTCCTCAAAAACAAACTGTAGTCATCAATCCCGTACCCAAAGTCCCAGAAAAAGTAGAACAAACCCCCCAACCAATCACAGAACCACCCAATTCATCCCAAAAACAACTCCTACAGCAACTCCGCGATTATCGAGAACAGGGAACAGGTGACAGGTGA
- a CDS encoding ATP-binding cassette domain-containing protein yields MTEPLEPLIELRGISKTFGNNKVLDNVDLKIYRGQALGIIGPSGTGKSTVLRIIAGLLKPDEGEIYIQGVRREGLIEDAADPVGIGMVFQQAALFDSLTVEENIGFLLYQNSRLKRSHIRELVNEKLEMVGLADISHLYPSELSGGMRKRVSFARAIMSNPQRPTDSPEVLLYDEPTAGLDPIASTVIEDLIRDLQHTQGVCSTYSIVTHQDSTIRRTSDQIVFLYQGKVQWQGTVVALDHTENPLIRQFMSGSVNGPIQIAG; encoded by the coding sequence ATGACAGAACCATTAGAACCATTAATTGAATTAAGAGGTATTTCTAAAACCTTTGGTAACAACAAGGTTTTAGACAATGTTGATTTAAAAATATACCGAGGACAAGCATTAGGAATTATTGGCCCTTCGGGAACTGGTAAATCAACAGTTTTGCGGATTATAGCCGGATTGTTAAAACCTGATGAGGGAGAAATTTATATTCAAGGAGTCCGCCGAGAAGGTTTAATTGAAGATGCTGCCGATCCTGTAGGTATTGGCATGGTATTCCAGCAAGCAGCCTTATTTGATTCCTTGACAGTCGAAGAGAATATCGGATTTCTACTTTATCAAAATTCCCGATTAAAGCGATCGCATATTCGTGAACTAGTCAATGAAAAATTAGAAATGGTCGGTTTAGCAGATATTAGTCATCTTTACCCGTCCGAACTTTCTGGAGGGATGCGAAAAAGGGTCAGCTTTGCTCGGGCCATTATGTCCAATCCTCAGCGGCCTACAGACAGTCCAGAAGTTTTATTATACGATGAACCTACCGCCGGACTCGACCCCATTGCCTCAACGGTAATTGAGGACTTAATCCGCGATTTACAACACACACAAGGGGTCTGTAGTACATATTCCATAGTTACTCATCAAGATAGTACAATTCGCCGGACATCTGACCAAATAGTATTTCTTTATCAAGGAAAAGTGCAATGGCAAGGTACAGTAGTTGCATTAGATCACACAGAAAATCCTTTGATTAGACAATTTATGAGTGGAAGTGTCAACGGACCGATTCAAATAGCTGGTTAA
- a CDS encoding MAPEG family protein, translated as MSPYPSLVTVSALLLYFVVTINVGRARFKYQVPVPQTTGNLDFERVLRVQQNTLEQLALFIPALWLFSIYVNPIWGSALGAAWVVGRIAYAWGYYIAAEKRGPGFAISSLSSIVLILGSLVGIILSMVK; from the coding sequence ATGTCACCTTATCCCAGTTTAGTCACTGTTTCCGCACTTTTACTATATTTTGTAGTTACAATTAATGTTGGTAGAGCTAGATTTAAATATCAAGTTCCTGTACCGCAAACTACAGGAAACCTGGATTTTGAGCGTGTGCTAAGGGTACAACAAAATACCTTAGAACAGCTTGCTTTATTTATCCCGGCTTTATGGTTGTTTTCTATTTATGTTAATCCTATTTGGGGTTCTGCGCTTGGTGCAGCTTGGGTAGTAGGAAGGATTGCTTACGCTTGGGGATATTATATAGCAGCAGAAAAACGCGGTCCAGGTTTTGCAATTAGTTCTCTGAGCAGTATCGTACTAATTCTCGGTTCGCTAGTTGGTATTATTTTATCTATGGTGAAATAA
- the ald gene encoding alanine dehydrogenase: MEIGVPKETKDQEFRVGLSPSSVRVLRENGHNIFVESEAGTVAGFTDEDYRNAGAEIVNTADATWNRELVIKVKEPLTSEYKFLQKGQLLFTYLHLAANRQLTEHLIDCGTCAIAYETVEQPGANKLPLLTPMSIVAGRLAVQFGARFLESQQGGRGVLLGGIPGVKAGQVVILGGGVVGTEAAKIAVGMGAMVQILDVNVERLSYLETLFGSRVELLYSNSAHIEAAVKEADLLIGAVLIPGKKAPILVSRALVKQMRPGSVIVDVAVDQGGCVETLHPTSHTKPVYIDEGVVHYGVPNMPGAVPWTSTQALNNSTLPYTVQLANLGLKALDINPALAKGLNVQNHRLVHPAVQEVFPDLVG; encoded by the coding sequence ATGGAAATTGGTGTTCCCAAAGAAACTAAAGATCAAGAATTTCGGGTCGGTTTAAGTCCTTCCAGTGTTCGGGTATTACGAGAAAACGGTCATAATATTTTTGTAGAAAGTGAAGCGGGTACGGTTGCGGGATTTACTGATGAAGATTACCGCAATGCTGGAGCAGAAATTGTCAATACTGCCGATGCTACTTGGAATCGAGAGTTAGTTATCAAAGTTAAAGAGCCTTTAACAAGTGAGTATAAATTCTTGCAAAAAGGACAATTGTTATTTACTTATTTACATTTAGCGGCAAATCGTCAACTAACAGAACATTTAATTGATTGTGGCACTTGTGCGATCGCTTATGAAACCGTAGAACAACCAGGAGCAAATAAACTCCCCTTACTCACCCCCATGAGTATTGTTGCTGGTCGGTTAGCCGTACAATTTGGGGCAAGATTTCTAGAAAGTCAACAAGGAGGAAGAGGCGTACTTTTAGGCGGTATACCCGGAGTTAAAGCAGGTCAAGTCGTGATTCTAGGCGGTGGTGTAGTGGGTACAGAAGCCGCTAAAATCGCTGTAGGTATGGGTGCAATGGTGCAAATATTAGATGTCAACGTTGAGCGTCTATCCTACCTAGAAACCCTCTTCGGTTCGAGAGTAGAATTACTTTACAGCAACTCTGCCCATATTGAAGCCGCAGTTAAAGAAGCCGATTTACTCATTGGTGCAGTTTTGATTCCTGGTAAAAAAGCTCCGATTTTAGTATCTCGTGCATTAGTTAAACAAATGCGTCCTGGTTCAGTGATTGTAGATGTCGCTGTTGATCAAGGTGGCTGTGTTGAAACACTACACCCCACATCCCACACTAAACCAGTGTACATTGATGAGGGAGTAGTGCATTATGGCGTTCCTAATATGCCAGGAGCAGTTCCTTGGACATCAACACAAGCTCTCAACAATAGCACATTACCCTATACTGTCCAGTTAGCAAATCTGGGACTTAAAGCTTTAGACATTAACCCAGCCTTGGCCAAAGGTTTAAATGTCCAAAATCATCGGCTTGTACATCCCGCTGTCCAAGAAGTTTTTCCTGATTTAGTTGGGTAA
- a CDS encoding Uma2 family endonuclease, whose product MKLQTTTQEIKVVTAYYTPEEYLELEEKADYKNEYRDGEIISMTGGTTQHNKLALNLATGLNVALNDLNYEIYIGDVKLWIPRYREFTYPDVMVIEGQPVYYSTNTTIVTNPLLIAEVLSKSTKDYDRGDKFLYYRSIPEFKEYILIDQTQYYVMQYVKTSENQWILTEYETEDAMINMSSINVKLSLKQLYKKINFSENLE is encoded by the coding sequence ATGAAACTACAAACTACTACCCAAGAAATCAAAGTGGTCACTGCTTACTATACTCCTGAAGAATATTTAGAATTAGAAGAAAAAGCTGATTATAAAAATGAATATAGAGATGGAGAAATTATATCTATGACTGGTGGAACAACACAACATAATAAACTGGCATTAAATTTAGCAACTGGCTTGAATGTAGCATTAAATGATTTAAACTATGAAATTTATATTGGTGATGTCAAATTGTGGATACCACGTTATCGGGAATTTACTTATCCAGATGTCATGGTAATTGAGGGTCAACCTGTTTATTACAGCACAAATACGACAATAGTTACGAATCCTTTGTTAATTGCGGAAGTTTTATCTAAATCAACAAAAGATTATGACCGTGGTGATAAATTTCTTTATTATCGCTCAATTCCCGAATTTAAAGAATATATTTTAATTGACCAAACCCAATATTATGTGATGCAATATGTTAAAACTTCAGAAAATCAATGGATTTTGACAGAGTATGAAACAGAAGATGCTATGATAAATATGTCATCAATTAATGTAAAATTGTCTTTAAAGCAATTATATAAAAAAATCAATTTCTCTGAAAATTTAGAATAA